The following proteins are co-located in the Venenivibrio stagnispumantis genome:
- a CDS encoding glycosyltransferase family 4 protein, producing MIINATHIGKKLDGIGRFSLKIAKHFLRKYQVIINENAIVHFNNEELKNLKIVSKKISPDYGFKGHLKRLIFTNLLKGNIFNLSQLEISFWNKNQIIVVHDIIPLLFPKYHKKQYHFFKYILPFVLKNKTKKIITVSNHTKELLIRYYNVNPTKIEVIYNGVDIEFDYSLEKENIIFFVGRNSPTKNIENIIKSFIELKKDSRFNDFKLVLGGVGNLSLNIKDIIIKNYLTDNELKYYYRIAKVFLFPSLYEGFGFPIIEAMRAKTACIVSNRGSLPEIVGDSALIVDPLNVNSIVEALKKILLDEKLRKNLEIKGYKNSLKFNWDKSLLKYERVLNENSISS from the coding sequence TTGATTATAAATGCAACTCATATTGGTAAAAAACTTGATGGTATTGGAAGATTTTCTTTAAAAATAGCTAAACATTTTTTAAGAAAATATCAAGTAATTATTAATGAGAATGCAATCGTTCATTTTAATAATGAAGAATTAAAAAATTTAAAAATAGTAAGTAAAAAAATATCCCCTGATTATGGTTTTAAAGGTCATTTAAAGAGATTGATTTTTACTAATTTATTAAAGGGGAATATTTTTAATTTATCTCAATTGGAAATAAGTTTTTGGAATAAGAATCAAATTATAGTAGTGCATGATATTATTCCTCTTTTGTTTCCTAAATATCATAAAAAACAATATCACTTTTTTAAGTATATATTACCTTTTGTTTTAAAAAATAAAACGAAAAAAATTATAACTGTTTCTAATCATACAAAGGAGTTATTAATAAGATATTATAATGTTAATCCAACTAAAATAGAAGTTATATATAACGGTGTAGATATTGAATTTGATTATTCTCTAGAAAAAGAAAATATTATTTTTTTTGTAGGCAGAAATTCTCCTACTAAAAACATTGAAAATATTATAAAAAGTTTTATAGAATTAAAAAAAGATAGTAGATTTAATGATTTTAAATTGGTCTTAGGAGGAGTTGGAAATTTATCTTTAAATATTAAAGACATAATTATTAAAAATTATTTAACAGATAATGAATTAAAATATTATTATAGAATAGCAAAAGTATTTTTATTTCCTTCATTATATGAAGGATTTGGATTTCCTATTATAGAAGCTATGAGAGCGAAAACTGCCTGTATTGTTTCTAATAGAGGGAGTTTACCTGAAATAGTTGGCGATAGTGCATTAATAGTAGATCCATTGAATGTAAATAGTATTGTAGAGGCTTTAAAAAAAATTTTATTAGATGAAAAATTAAGAAAAAATTTAGAAATAAAGGGATATAAGAATTCTTTAAAATTTAATTGGGATAAAAGTTTATTAAAATATGAAAGAGTACTAAATGAGAACAGCATTAGTTCATGA
- a CDS encoding glycosyltransferase family 4 protein has product MKNYKILIVGYDFEQKIHRGITFYGKALIKSLKEIGNEIYLLTSGEFSEEEYIYLLNIIRQLDSPNYLDKKGKLLFFIKNLIKKRQDIIENKFIFQDSKLNYLNHVKYFYNIPYFYDLTTVHNRFFLKKPMDLNIENKAVDLIITTSPMNIKTDVPLMQTLHDVIPLSCRFHPPMDDSKIFYYRVKNMLRYSYKILSVSEYSKQECLKIFPSFEDKIEVVHQPIPVYEDEKLLAEEEIVQESILNKFNLKKDNFLFYVGMLEKRKNIKGMIEAFLGVYDKIKIPLVFAGGLGYGQEEFINYLKDTKLKKKIKYLGYINNIEKLVLLKNSRAFLFPSFNEGFGLPPLEAMLMGTNVLTSNTSALPEVCGDAALLINPFNIKELADGIIEITLNERLRENLKLNHKKQIEKFSYENFQNKISRVIS; this is encoded by the coding sequence ATGAAAAATTATAAGATATTAATAGTAGGATATGATTTTGAACAAAAAATTCATAGAGGAATTACTTTTTACGGAAAAGCTTTGATTAAGTCTTTAAAAGAAATTGGTAATGAAATATATTTGTTAACCTCTGGAGAATTCTCAGAAGAAGAATATATTTATCTTTTAAATATTATAAGGCAGTTGGATAGTCCTAATTATCTTGATAAGAAGGGAAAATTATTATTTTTTATAAAAAATTTAATTAAGAAAAGACAAGATATTATTGAAAATAAATTTATATTTCAGGATAGTAAATTAAATTATTTAAATCATGTTAAGTATTTTTATAATATTCCTTATTTTTACGATTTAACAACTGTGCATAATAGATTTTTTCTTAAAAAGCCTATGGATTTAAATATAGAAAATAAAGCAGTTGATTTAATAATAACAACCTCTCCTATGAACATAAAAACAGATGTGCCACTAATGCAAACACTTCACGATGTTATTCCTTTGAGTTGTAGATTTCATCCACCAATGGATGATTCTAAAATTTTTTATTATAGAGTAAAAAATATGTTAAGATATTCATATAAGATTCTTTCTGTAAGTGAATATTCTAAACAAGAATGCTTAAAGATTTTCCCTTCATTTGAGGATAAAATAGAAGTCGTACATCAGCCAATACCTGTATATGAAGATGAAAAATTGTTAGCAGAAGAAGAAATAGTTCAAGAAAGTATTTTAAATAAATTTAATCTAAAAAAAGATAATTTTTTATTTTATGTTGGTATGTTAGAAAAAAGAAAAAATATTAAAGGAATGATAGAAGCGTTTTTGGGTGTTTACGATAAAATAAAAATACCTTTAGTTTTTGCAGGAGGTTTAGGCTATGGGCAAGAAGAATTTATTAATTATTTAAAAGATACAAAATTAAAGAAAAAAATAAAATATCTTGGGTATATAAATAATATTGAAAAACTTGTATTGCTTAAAAATAGTAGAGCATTTTTATTTCCTTCTTTTAATGAAGGTTTTGGTTTACCACCATTAGAAGCTATGTTAATGGGAACAAATGTATTAACTTCTAATACTTCTGCCTTACCAGAAGTATGCGGAGATGCTGCATTATTAATTAATCCATTTAATATAAAAGAATTAGCAGATGGCATAATAGAAATTACTCTAAATGAACGATTAAGAGAAAATTTAAAACTTAATCATAAAAAACAAATTGAAAAATTTTCTTATGAAAATTTTCAAAATAAAATATCAAGGGTTATTAGTTGA